The Deltaproteobacteria bacterium genomic sequence GCGGATGGGGAGCATGAACTTCTCGCTCTCGTACGCGATCTGGATGGGCCGCAGGAAGTTGGAGCCGGTCTTCGCCTTCTCCTTGAGGTTCACCTTGGCCACGAAGAACTTCATGCCCTGGCGGATGTAGGGCTGCAGCGCCGCCGAGGCCTTGGCCGGAACTTGATAGCCCGACTCCTTGAGCCAGGTCTCGAGCCCATCGCTCTGCTTGGCGCTCAAGATGACGATGTCGTACTCGCCGACGGTGTACTCGGCCTCCACCTTCACCCCGAGCGCTTCGCTGCGCGAGTCGGAAACGCGACCCGCCGCCTTGGCTGGGGCCGGAGGCGCCATCGACCTCTTCAGCGCTTCGTAGCGCCGCGTATCACAGGGATCCGGATCCACATACTTCACAAGTCGAGGCGCCGAATAATTGTCGATTCGATCGACGAGCGCCTTCTCGCCAATGTGGATCTGCTCGCGCACGATCATCGTGGGCACCGGGACGACCATCGCGAAGTCGGTGAGGTTGCCCTGAAAGTCGTTGCTCATGGTGAGCACGGTGCGGTTCTCGTCGCGCACCA encodes the following:
- a CDS encoding DUF2330 domain-containing protein, with protein sequence MKAKLVLTALLASTALLMPQRAHAFCGFYVGKAGAELYNHASKVVLVRDENRTVLTMSNDFQGNLTDFAMVVPVPTMIVREQIHIGEKALVDRIDNYSAPRLVKYVDPDPCDTRRYEALKRSMAPPAPAKAAGRVSDSRSEALGVKVEAEYTVGEYDIVILSAKQSDGLETWLKESGYQVPAKASAALQPYIRQGMKFFVAKVNLKEKAKTGSNFLRPIQIAYESEKFMLPIR